A region from the Arthrobacter gengyunqii genome encodes:
- the rsmH gene encoding 16S rRNA (cytosine(1402)-N(4))-methyltransferase RsmH: MSEERPTEERHVPVLRDRCINLLAPAIERAVEDHGSAVVVDATLGMGGHTEAMLERFPQLHVIGIDRDQQALALAGERLAPFSDRTDLVHAVYDEIADVVRDLGFDGIDGALFDLGVSSLQLDERDRGFAYSYDAPLDMRMDTSRGRTAADIVNSYGEADLVSIIRKWGEEKFAGRIASAIVSTRAVKPFTTTGELVDAIRTVVPAGASRTGGHPAKRTFQALRIEVNEELDVLERAIPASLSVLNLGGRVVVMSYHSLEDKIVKGVFAAGSRSSAPKGFPVELEQHKAQLKRLTKGTEVPTEEEIAENPRAASAKLRAVERIRIATDGAGS, from the coding sequence ATGAGCGAAGAACGCCCTACCGAGGAACGGCACGTTCCGGTGCTGCGTGACCGCTGCATTAATTTGCTGGCACCGGCCATCGAAAGGGCGGTGGAGGACCACGGCAGCGCAGTGGTGGTGGATGCCACCCTGGGCATGGGCGGGCACACCGAGGCCATGCTGGAGCGGTTCCCGCAGCTGCACGTCATTGGCATTGACCGTGACCAGCAGGCGCTGGCCCTGGCCGGCGAACGCCTGGCACCTTTCTCGGACCGCACTGACTTGGTGCACGCGGTGTACGACGAAATCGCCGACGTCGTCCGGGACCTCGGTTTTGACGGGATCGACGGAGCGCTCTTCGACCTGGGCGTTTCGTCGCTGCAGCTCGATGAACGGGACCGGGGATTCGCCTACTCCTATGACGCACCGCTGGACATGCGGATGGACACCAGCCGCGGGCGCACCGCGGCTGACATCGTTAACAGCTACGGCGAAGCGGATTTGGTCTCCATCATCCGCAAGTGGGGTGAAGAGAAGTTTGCCGGCCGGATTGCCTCGGCGATTGTTTCCACGCGGGCAGTCAAACCTTTCACCACCACCGGAGAACTCGTTGACGCCATCCGCACCGTGGTGCCGGCCGGTGCATCACGTACCGGGGGGCACCCCGCCAAGCGAACCTTCCAGGCGCTGCGGATTGAAGTCAATGAAGAGCTCGACGTCCTGGAACGTGCCATTCCCGCCTCACTGTCGGTGCTGAATCTTGGCGGCCGGGTGGTTGTCATGTCCTACCACTCGCTGGAAGACAAGATCGTGAAGGGCGTGTTCGCTGCCGGTTCCCGATCCTCTGCCCCCAAGGGATTCCCGGTGGAGCTGGAACAGCACAAGGCACAGCTGAAGCGGCTGACCAAGGGAACGGAAGTTCCCACCGAAGAAGAAATTGCCGAGAATCCCCGTGCTGCCTCCGCGAAACTGCGGGCCGTGGAACGGATCCGCATCGCAACTGACGGGGCAGGTTCATGA
- a CDS encoding polyprenyl synthetase family protein: protein MPTALPSAEADAAREQSSYREHLGAELDAFLSEQQAVLQDVSMESLPLLDAVSALAQGGKRLRALLNYWGWRGAGGTELGLPAVRSGVALELFQSAALIHDDIIDRSDTRRGGPSVHRRFSTAHSDASWHLDGTHFGSSAAILAGDLCLSLSEEMFAAVGAQAAHGTPARRIFNRMRTEVMAGQYLDILEEVVGPTHEPERAVVRARNILRYKSAKYTTEHPLTLGGALAGASAELLDWYSRFALPLGEAFQLRDDVLGVFGDPAQTGKPAGDDLREGKRTVLVAYALALGGPSAQEAIAAGLGREDLDDDGVARLRTLMEDSGALAATETLIEGHTHAAFDALDQMPVDDVTRAALRSLAHAAVTRTA, encoded by the coding sequence ATGCCAACAGCCCTTCCCTCCGCCGAGGCCGACGCAGCCCGGGAGCAGTCCTCGTACCGTGAACACCTCGGTGCGGAACTGGACGCGTTCCTTTCCGAACAGCAGGCCGTGCTCCAAGACGTGTCCATGGAATCGCTTCCGCTGCTGGATGCCGTGTCGGCTCTCGCCCAGGGCGGCAAGCGCCTGCGTGCGCTCCTGAATTACTGGGGCTGGCGCGGGGCCGGCGGAACCGAACTGGGTCTGCCGGCGGTGCGGTCCGGCGTCGCGCTGGAGCTGTTCCAGAGTGCCGCCCTCATTCACGATGACATTATCGACCGTTCCGACACCCGCCGGGGCGGCCCCAGCGTCCACCGCCGGTTCAGCACGGCCCACAGCGATGCATCCTGGCACCTGGACGGAACGCATTTTGGCTCATCGGCCGCCATTCTGGCCGGCGACCTGTGCTTGTCGCTGAGCGAGGAGATGTTCGCAGCGGTGGGCGCCCAGGCAGCTCACGGGACGCCTGCACGGCGCATCTTCAACCGGATGCGCACCGAGGTGATGGCAGGACAGTACCTGGATATCCTCGAGGAAGTTGTGGGCCCCACGCACGAGCCCGAGCGCGCCGTCGTCCGGGCCAGGAACATTCTGCGCTACAAATCCGCCAAGTACACCACGGAACATCCCCTGACACTGGGCGGCGCCCTGGCCGGGGCGTCAGCGGAGCTGCTGGACTGGTATTCGCGGTTCGCGCTGCCGCTGGGCGAAGCGTTCCAGCTGCGCGATGACGTCCTCGGCGTCTTTGGCGACCCGGCACAAACGGGCAAGCCTGCCGGCGACGACCTGCGGGAAGGCAAGCGCACCGTCCTGGTCGCCTACGCTCTCGCCCTCGGCGGCCCTTCGGCCCAGGAGGCCATTGCCGCAGGCCTGGGCAGGGAAGACCTGGACGACGACGGCGTGGCCCGGCTGCGCACCCTCATGGAGGATTCCGGGGCGCTGGCCGCCACCGAGACCCTCATTGAGGGCCACACCCACGCTGCATTCGACGCACTCGATCAGATGCCCGTCGATGATGTCACCCGCGCCGCCCTGCGCTCACTGGCACACGCTGCGGTGACCCGCACCGCCTAG
- a CDS encoding Stk1 family PASTA domain-containing Ser/Thr kinase produces MHETVNDPLVGTVVDERYRVLSRIARGGMSTVYLATDLRLDRDVALKVLYPHLAADQGFLDRFEREAKSAARLSHPHVVGVLDQGFAENLAYLVMEYVPGKTLRELLETRTRLSPRLALALLDAVVDGLAAAHDAGLIHRDVKPENVLLADNGSIKIADFGLARAVSTSTNTGTLVGTVAYLAPELVTGTGADERSDVYSAGIMLYEMLTGIQPFSGTTPIQVAFQHVHSTVPAPSVACPGLAEDLDELVQWCTAPDPDNRPVDGRALLGELRHIRTSLSDDQLDFHCADSAGPDQTVRQQFQARSGTAAISDPDATAALPRTPDGATEIISTAGSASAAAGAYPTEVIRRSDNETSVFPAGSRGDGGRRQPGGPGGSDGTENSDEAGDDGAPQVPVPGSRAERRQARREFKASERQSSRDAHRPEVSLRRGRPRRRGALLVVLAVLLIAAAVFTGWFFGRGPGAVVTVPDVANVSREAAGALLSGEGLQYSTNEIHDEIVAAGLAVGTDPDAPAEIRRYQPVRLLISKGPELFDVPNVVQRTAEDATENITDAGLTVGAVTEEYSETVDAGKVISQFPAPDTQLRRDTAVNVVVSLGPAPVEVPSVVGKTEDEAVQILEDAGLTAEVLPDRVNSRDVPDGSVAVQAPASGLVDRGSAVTITLSKGPVMVQVPNVVRQSPDTARAQLEGLGFQVQVSELLGGLLGIVQSQDPAGGSMAPEGSVITLRVV; encoded by the coding sequence GTGCATGAAACCGTGAATGACCCCTTAGTCGGCACCGTAGTGGATGAGCGCTACCGGGTGCTTTCCCGTATTGCCCGCGGCGGCATGTCCACGGTCTATCTGGCCACTGACCTGCGACTGGACCGCGATGTTGCCCTTAAGGTGCTGTATCCGCATCTGGCCGCCGATCAGGGTTTCCTGGACCGGTTTGAGCGCGAGGCAAAGTCCGCGGCCCGGCTGTCCCATCCCCACGTCGTCGGCGTCCTGGACCAGGGCTTTGCGGAGAACCTTGCCTATCTGGTGATGGAGTATGTGCCCGGCAAGACGCTGCGCGAGCTGCTGGAAACGCGGACCCGCCTCTCCCCCAGACTGGCCCTGGCCCTGCTCGACGCCGTGGTGGACGGGCTGGCTGCAGCGCACGACGCCGGACTGATCCATCGGGATGTGAAACCCGAAAACGTCCTGCTGGCCGACAACGGCAGCATTAAGATCGCTGACTTCGGCCTTGCCCGGGCGGTGTCCACGAGCACCAACACGGGCACCCTGGTGGGAACTGTTGCCTACCTGGCGCCTGAGCTTGTCACCGGCACCGGCGCGGATGAACGCAGCGACGTCTATTCAGCAGGCATCATGCTCTATGAGATGCTGACCGGTATTCAGCCCTTCTCGGGCACTACCCCCATCCAGGTTGCCTTTCAGCACGTCCATTCCACCGTTCCGGCTCCCTCCGTTGCCTGCCCGGGACTGGCTGAAGACCTGGATGAGCTGGTCCAGTGGTGCACGGCCCCGGATCCGGACAACCGGCCCGTGGACGGCAGGGCGCTGCTGGGCGAGCTCCGCCACATCCGCACCTCCCTCAGCGATGATCAGTTGGATTTCCATTGTGCGGACTCTGCCGGGCCGGACCAAACAGTCCGGCAGCAGTTTCAGGCACGATCCGGAACAGCCGCTATTTCCGATCCGGACGCCACCGCCGCCCTGCCGCGCACGCCGGACGGGGCCACCGAGATTATTTCGACAGCCGGTTCGGCATCCGCAGCCGCAGGTGCGTATCCCACCGAGGTTATTCGCCGGAGCGACAACGAGACCTCGGTGTTCCCGGCAGGCAGCCGCGGCGACGGCGGACGCCGGCAGCCCGGCGGTCCGGGCGGCTCTGACGGAACGGAAAACAGCGACGAAGCCGGGGACGACGGCGCTCCGCAGGTTCCCGTGCCGGGCAGCCGTGCCGAGCGGAGGCAGGCCCGCCGGGAATTCAAGGCATCGGAGCGTCAGAGCAGCCGCGACGCGCATCGGCCCGAGGTCTCCCTGCGGCGCGGACGCCCCCGGCGCCGCGGTGCGCTCCTTGTGGTGCTGGCCGTGCTGCTCATTGCCGCAGCCGTGTTCACCGGATGGTTTTTTGGCCGCGGACCGGGCGCCGTCGTCACTGTTCCGGACGTAGCCAACGTGTCGCGGGAGGCTGCCGGAGCATTGCTCAGCGGGGAAGGGCTCCAGTACTCGACCAACGAGATCCATGACGAAATTGTTGCGGCCGGGCTCGCCGTCGGAACGGATCCGGACGCACCGGCGGAGATCCGGCGCTACCAGCCGGTAAGGCTGCTCATCAGCAAGGGTCCGGAGCTGTTTGACGTCCCCAACGTGGTGCAGCGCACGGCCGAGGACGCCACCGAGAACATAACGGACGCCGGACTCACCGTCGGAGCAGTCACCGAGGAATACAGCGAAACCGTCGACGCCGGGAAGGTCATTAGCCAGTTCCCCGCGCCCGACACCCAGCTGCGGAGGGACACGGCCGTCAATGTGGTTGTTTCCCTCGGACCTGCTCCGGTGGAAGTTCCCTCGGTAGTCGGAAAAACCGAGGACGAGGCGGTACAGATCCTGGAAGACGCCGGGCTCACCGCGGAGGTGCTTCCCGACCGCGTCAACAGCCGTGACGTCCCTGACGGGTCCGTAGCGGTACAGGCTCCGGCCTCGGGCCTGGTGGACCGCGGATCCGCGGTAACGATCACCCTCTCCAAGGGGCCGGTCATGGTGCAGGTCCCCAACGTGGTGCGTCAGTCCCCGGACACCGCACGGGCCCAACTGGAGGGCTTGGGCTTCCAAGTCCAGGTCAGCGAACTGCTGGGCGGCCTGCTGGGCATCGTGCAGTCCCAGGATCCTGCCGGCGGATCCATGGCACCGGAGGGATCAGTCATCACGCTGAGGGTCGTCTAG
- the mraZ gene encoding division/cell wall cluster transcriptional repressor MraZ, protein MFLGTHSPRLDEKGRLILPAKFREELAGGLVLTRGQERCIYVFSQKEFERVHEQMREAPLSSRQARDYIRVFLSGASDEVPDKQGRITIPPALRAYAGLGRELAVIGAGTRAEIWDATAWQTYLEEQETAFSETDEDTIPGIF, encoded by the coding sequence ATGTTCCTCGGAACGCATTCACCTCGCCTCGATGAAAAGGGACGCCTCATTCTGCCTGCGAAATTCCGCGAGGAACTGGCCGGGGGATTGGTGCTGACCCGGGGGCAGGAACGCTGCATTTACGTTTTTAGCCAGAAAGAGTTTGAACGGGTGCATGAGCAGATGCGGGAAGCTCCGCTTTCTTCACGCCAGGCACGTGACTACATTCGGGTTTTCCTCTCGGGAGCCTCAGATGAAGTCCCGGACAAGCAGGGCCGGATCACCATTCCGCCGGCGCTGCGGGCCTACGCCGGACTCGGCCGTGAATTGGCCGTGATCGGAGCAGGGACCAGGGCTGAAATCTGGGACGCAACCGCGTGGCAGACCTACCTCGAAGAGCAGGAGACGGCGTTCTCGGAAACTGACGAGGACACCATCCCCGGAATCTTCTAG
- a CDS encoding Rv2175c family DNA-binding protein has translation MGVTELEELVSDWLTLPDVAEKLNVSITKVHSMLEERALVAVRLGERKIRSIPAAFIVDGAVLDSLKGTISVLIDAGYNDVEMVRWLFTADDSLPGRPVDALREGRKTEIRRRAQALGW, from the coding sequence ATGGGGGTGACTGAACTCGAGGAACTTGTTTCCGATTGGCTGACCCTGCCCGACGTGGCTGAAAAACTGAACGTTTCCATTACCAAGGTGCACAGCATGCTCGAAGAGCGTGCGCTGGTGGCCGTGCGGCTTGGAGAGCGCAAAATCCGCAGTATTCCCGCCGCGTTCATTGTGGACGGCGCTGTGCTGGACAGCTTGAAGGGCACCATTTCCGTGCTCATCGATGCCGGGTACAACGACGTTGAAATGGTTCGCTGGCTCTTTACGGCGGATGACTCGCTGCCGGGCCGTCCGGTGGACGCCCTGCGCGAGGGACGGAAGACGGAAATCCGCCGCCGCGCCCAGGCTCTGGGCTGGTAA
- a CDS encoding DUF3040 domain-containing protein: protein MALSEHEQRLLDQLEQQLHAEDPKFANSMATPAATGISTRRIVLGALVAVAGIGLLLGGVALASDTPFSLVLGILGFLVMGAGVYYATTRGKRGSQSHTPARKNEREASAPKNFMSNLENKWDERKRDQ from the coding sequence ATGGCACTCTCGGAACACGAGCAGCGCTTGCTGGACCAGTTGGAGCAGCAATTACACGCCGAGGACCCCAAATTTGCCAATTCCATGGCGACTCCGGCCGCCACGGGCATTTCGACCAGGCGGATCGTGCTTGGCGCTCTGGTTGCCGTGGCCGGAATCGGACTGCTGTTGGGAGGCGTTGCCCTTGCCTCTGACACGCCATTCAGCCTTGTACTGGGCATACTGGGATTCCTGGTCATGGGTGCAGGCGTTTACTACGCGACGACGCGCGGGAAACGGGGTTCGCAGTCCCATACGCCGGCACGCAAGAACGAGCGTGAAGCGAGTGCGCCGAAGAACTTTATGAGCAACCTGGAAAACAAGTGGGATGAGCGCAAGCGCGACCAATAA
- a CDS encoding LysM peptidoglycan-binding domain-containing protein, with translation MTAQSIQGSNSPRSISRGMPRKLSVAVTTAAIPAVMMSALALAEPAQAVPAAPDAALFPQLPLQAIKNLTAGNTAGLVAPSQLATQIPFTIPAESSVPATHRIEAGDTVSSIAARYGLSLEEVLRVNNLQSSSLIFAGEELRLPGSGTTAAPSASAAAVYTVKSGDTLSAVAAAHGVSLDAVLAANGLTLTSVIHPGQEISLSGGTAPSVAPAAEPAAAATHTVEAGDTLTGIAARHNLGLADLMAANGMDDTTVLFPGDVVVLSGGGSVTTLSAAPAEAAPTDLVPSTFLHYTYPDHVVADANANKHALNNTAVPSRAEMQQIVSQTAVQMGVDPALAMAFSFQESGFDQRAVSPANAIGAMQVIPSSGDWASDLVGRQLNLLDPYDNATAGVAIIRSLMLTSDSLETAVASYYQGQYSVTTQGMFEDTRGYVASVLAHRQSFS, from the coding sequence ATGACTGCACAGTCGATTCAGGGAAGCAATTCCCCCCGGTCCATCTCCAGGGGAATGCCCCGCAAACTCAGTGTTGCCGTGACCACCGCCGCCATTCCCGCGGTCATGATGTCAGCACTCGCACTTGCTGAACCGGCCCAGGCAGTTCCCGCCGCTCCGGACGCCGCCCTTTTCCCGCAGCTGCCGCTTCAGGCCATTAAGAACCTGACCGCCGGCAACACGGCCGGGCTTGTTGCCCCGTCGCAGCTCGCCACGCAGATTCCCTTCACCATCCCCGCTGAATCCAGCGTCCCGGCGACCCACCGGATCGAAGCCGGAGACACCGTAAGTTCCATTGCGGCCCGCTACGGCCTGTCGCTGGAGGAAGTCCTGCGGGTCAACAACCTGCAAAGCAGCTCGCTGATCTTTGCCGGTGAAGAACTGCGCCTCCCGGGATCCGGGACGACAGCCGCTCCCTCCGCATCCGCCGCCGCCGTATACACGGTAAAGTCCGGGGACACCCTCAGCGCCGTTGCTGCCGCCCACGGCGTCAGCCTGGATGCCGTCCTGGCCGCCAACGGCCTGACCCTGACCTCGGTGATCCACCCCGGACAGGAAATTTCCCTCTCCGGCGGCACGGCTCCTTCGGTGGCCCCCGCCGCTGAACCCGCGGCTGCCGCAACCCACACGGTCGAAGCCGGCGACACCCTGACCGGAATCGCTGCCCGCCACAATCTGGGCCTGGCCGACCTCATGGCAGCCAACGGCATGGATGACACCACCGTCCTCTTCCCGGGCGACGTCGTCGTCCTTTCCGGCGGGGGCAGCGTGACCACCCTGTCCGCTGCACCGGCGGAAGCAGCCCCCACTGACCTGGTGCCCAGCACCTTCCTGCATTACACCTATCCGGACCACGTGGTCGCTGACGCCAATGCGAACAAGCACGCGCTCAACAACACGGCGGTGCCCAGCCGGGCGGAGATGCAGCAGATTGTGTCGCAGACCGCCGTGCAGATGGGCGTGGATCCGGCCCTGGCCATGGCGTTCTCCTTCCAGGAGTCCGGCTTTGACCAGCGGGCAGTTTCCCCCGCCAACGCCATCGGCGCCATGCAGGTCATTCCCAGCTCCGGAGACTGGGCCTCAGATTTGGTGGGCCGCCAGCTCAACCTGCTGGATCCCTATGACAACGCCACCGCAGGCGTGGCGATCATCCGCTCCCTGATGCTCACCAGCGACAGCCTGGAAACTGCTGTGGCTTCCTACTACCAGGGTCAGTACTCGGTCACGACCCAGGGCATGTTCGAGGACACGCGCGGCTACGTTGCGTCGGTGCTGGCTCACCGCCAGTCCTTCAGCTAA
- a CDS encoding class II 3-deoxy-7-phosphoheptulonate synthase, with translation MTYTPVDNALDSSSAARQGAADYPGLDDWRSLPIAQQPTWRDHPGYEAAVAELSMVPPLVFAGEVDILRDRLAQAAQGKAFLLQGGDCAETFAGATADKISARVKTILQMAVVLTYGASLPVIKMGRMAGQFAKPRSSNDETRAGQTLPAYRGDMVNGYDFTPESREHNPARMVRAYHTSASTLNLIRAFTQGGFADLRLVHHWNKGFTSNPAHSRYESLAREIDRAVRFMDACGADFEALKRVEFFASHEALLLDYERALTRIDSRTGRPYDTSGHFLWIGERTRDLDSAHVDFLSKVRNPIGVKLGPNTKPEDALALIDKLDPEREPGRLTFITRMGAKNIREKLPPLVERVTASGAQVLWVTDPMHGNTVTSPNGYKTRNFDDVMDEVRGFFEVHSSLGTFPGGLHVEMTGDDVAECLGGADPIDQEAFLEGYESVCDPRLNHMQSLEMAFLVAGALSRKD, from the coding sequence CCTGCCGATCGCACAGCAGCCCACCTGGCGGGATCACCCCGGGTATGAGGCTGCCGTCGCCGAGTTGTCCATGGTTCCTCCGCTCGTTTTTGCGGGTGAAGTGGACATTCTCCGGGACCGGCTCGCGCAGGCGGCTCAGGGCAAAGCGTTTTTGCTGCAGGGCGGCGACTGCGCTGAGACCTTCGCCGGAGCTACCGCAGACAAGATCAGTGCGCGGGTGAAGACCATCCTGCAGATGGCGGTTGTCCTGACCTACGGAGCGTCCCTGCCGGTGATCAAAATGGGGCGGATGGCCGGGCAGTTTGCCAAGCCGCGCTCCTCGAACGATGAGACGCGGGCAGGACAGACCCTGCCGGCGTACCGCGGTGACATGGTGAACGGCTATGACTTCACCCCCGAGTCCCGTGAGCACAATCCGGCACGGATGGTCCGCGCCTACCACACGTCCGCTTCCACCCTGAACCTGATCCGTGCCTTCACCCAGGGCGGATTTGCGGATCTGCGGCTGGTGCATCATTGGAACAAGGGATTCACCTCCAACCCTGCACATTCGCGCTATGAGTCGCTGGCCCGGGAGATTGACCGTGCCGTCCGCTTCATGGATGCCTGCGGAGCGGATTTCGAGGCGTTGAAGCGCGTTGAGTTCTTCGCCAGCCACGAAGCGCTCCTCCTGGACTACGAGCGGGCCCTCACCCGGATCGATTCCCGCACCGGGCGGCCGTACGACACGTCGGGGCACTTCCTCTGGATCGGCGAGCGTACGCGCGACCTGGACTCCGCCCACGTGGACTTCCTGTCCAAGGTGCGCAACCCCATTGGCGTGAAGCTCGGCCCGAACACCAAACCCGAAGATGCTCTGGCCCTGATCGACAAGCTTGATCCGGAACGTGAGCCGGGCCGCCTGACCTTCATTACCCGGATGGGTGCGAAGAACATCCGCGAGAAGCTTCCTCCGCTGGTGGAGCGGGTTACTGCTTCCGGGGCGCAGGTTCTGTGGGTAACGGACCCGATGCACGGCAACACTGTCACGTCGCCCAACGGCTACAAGACCCGCAACTTCGACGACGTCATGGACGAGGTCCGTGGCTTCTTCGAGGTGCACAGTTCGCTGGGCACGTTCCCCGGCGGCCTGCACGTGGAAATGACCGGCGACGACGTGGCCGAGTGCCTGGGCGGAGCGGATCCGATTGATCAGGAAGCGTTCCTCGAGGGGTACGAATCAGTGTGCGATCCGCGCCTGAACCATATGCAGTCCCTGGAAATGGCGTTCCTGGTCGCCGGTGCCCTGTCCCGCAAGGATTGA
- the dinB gene encoding DNA polymerase IV, whose translation MSNGPSENRDCTIMHVDMDAFYVSVELLKRPELAGRPIIVGGLGGRSVVLSASYEARRYGVHSAMPMSVAYRQCPQAVILEPHQEDYREVSGRLMAIFESITPLVEPLSVDEAFLDIAGAMRLLGPPRVIGELIRKRVAAELGITASVGIAATKFVAKIASTRSKPNGLLLIPRNETVAYLHTLDVSALWGVGAKTRESLARVGISTVEDVARTPVSVLKRLLGATGEHVYELAWGRDPRSVTPVRREKSIGAEETFARDVSDDETLHTELLRLAHKTAGRLRAAGLQCRAVSLKLRYADFSTLTRTRTLREPVDSAQLIYEESRALLTALGPRRMSVRLIGLRTERLEPAEGAAVQLTLDGRDDNWRSAEDALDKINARFGELGVMPARLLDPARRGRPGRASGQMVPPSEESG comes from the coding sequence GTGAGCAATGGCCCCAGCGAAAACCGCGACTGCACCATCATGCACGTGGACATGGATGCCTTCTATGTCTCGGTGGAATTGCTCAAGCGCCCCGAGCTGGCGGGCCGCCCCATCATCGTGGGCGGGCTCGGCGGCAGATCAGTGGTCCTTTCAGCCTCCTACGAAGCACGGCGGTACGGTGTCCATTCCGCCATGCCCATGTCCGTGGCCTACCGGCAGTGCCCGCAGGCCGTCATCTTGGAGCCGCACCAGGAGGACTACCGCGAGGTGTCCGGCCGTCTCATGGCCATCTTTGAATCCATCACTCCGCTGGTGGAACCCCTGAGCGTCGATGAAGCCTTTCTTGACATCGCCGGAGCCATGCGCCTGCTCGGGCCGCCGCGGGTCATCGGGGAACTGATCCGGAAGCGGGTGGCCGCCGAACTCGGCATTACCGCCAGCGTGGGGATAGCAGCCACAAAGTTCGTGGCAAAGATTGCTTCCACCCGCTCCAAGCCGAACGGGCTGCTCCTGATTCCCCGGAATGAAACCGTGGCCTATCTCCACACCCTGGACGTTTCGGCCCTGTGGGGTGTCGGCGCCAAGACCCGGGAGTCCTTGGCGCGGGTGGGCATCTCCACCGTGGAAGACGTGGCCCGGACACCGGTCAGCGTCCTCAAGCGGCTGTTGGGCGCCACAGGTGAACATGTCTACGAACTGGCGTGGGGAAGGGATCCGCGGAGCGTCACGCCCGTGCGCCGGGAAAAGAGCATCGGAGCGGAAGAGACTTTCGCCCGGGACGTGTCCGACGACGAGACGCTGCATACGGAGCTGCTCAGGCTGGCGCACAAGACGGCCGGCCGGTTGCGTGCCGCCGGGCTGCAGTGCCGTGCCGTGTCCCTCAAGCTGCGCTATGCGGACTTCTCCACGCTGACAAGGACCCGGACCCTGCGGGAGCCGGTGGACAGCGCCCAGTTGATTTATGAAGAATCGAGGGCGCTGCTGACCGCTTTGGGGCCGCGCCGCATGAGCGTGCGCCTGATTGGCCTGAGGACCGAGCGGCTGGAGCCGGCCGAGGGTGCGGCGGTTCAACTGACGCTGGACGGCCGCGACGACAACTGGAGGTCCGCGGAAGACGCCCTGGACAAGATCAACGCGCGGTTTGGTGAGCTCGGCGTCATGCCGGCACGGCTTCTGGATCCTGCGCGAAGGGGTCGTCCGGGGCGGGCATCGGGCCAGATGGTGCCGCCGTCGGAGGAAAGCGGCTAA